CGGATTCTATCCGTACTTAAACGCAAGCGAGAAGCAGGCCGCATTCGACGACAACATTAAAGCACTCGACGAGGCCGCCGCCGTCGGCGCCCCACAAGTCGTGCTCGTTTGCGGCGCGAAACCAGAGCTGAGCCTACCCGAAAACCGTCGCCACATCACCGAAGGCATCGCCTCACTAGTCGAGCACGCGAGCAAGGTCGGCGTCAAACTTTCGATCGAACCACTCCACCCCATGTATGCCGACTGTCGCAGCGCGGTGAATACAATCGGCCAGTGCAACGACATGCTCGACCAAATCGGTGATGAGTGGGTCGGCATCGCCGCCGATGTGTATCACATTTGGTGGGACCCCACGCTGGAACAAGAAGTCAAGCGCGCCGGCAAGCGTATCATCGGCTTTCATGTATGCGATTGGATGACACCCACTGCTGACATGCTCAACGATCGCGGCCTCATGGGCGAGGGTTGTATCGACAACCGCGGCATCCGCCAACTGGTCGAAAGCGCCGCCGGCTTTGCCGACTGGATCGAAGTCGAAGTCTTCTCCACCCGCCACTGGGCCACCGATCAGGACGCATATTTAGCTAAAATCATCGAGGCTTACAAGCAACACGTGTAAGGCAAGAATGCCAGTTTTCCCGTTACCAGTTAACTAGTTTTCAGTTCAAAGAAACAATCGCCTAAATCAATGGCTACAATTGAACGATTCGAAGATATACAAGCTTGGCAGAAGGCTCGCGAAGTTGCTGCTGCGATCTACCAACTGTGCAAGACAGGCGAACTAGCCAAAGACTTTGGGTTACGTGATCAAATTCGACGATCTGCCGTTTCCGTGCAGTCCAACATCGCTGAAGGGTTCGGACGCGAAGGCAATAAAGAGTTCATCCGATTCCTAAGAATCGCCAAGGGCTCAAGCACCGAATTTAGATCACAACTCTACAACCTCCTAGACGCGGATTACATCACTCAAATAAAATTCGAAGAACTTTATCAACAGTCAGTCGAGACCGAGAAACTGATTGGTGGATTCATCAATTACCTAGAAAAACACATTTAACTCAAAACTAACTATCCAACTCACGACAACAACCGGTAAA
The nucleotide sequence above comes from Coraliomargarita algicola. Encoded proteins:
- a CDS encoding four helix bundle protein; the protein is MATIERFEDIQAWQKAREVAAAIYQLCKTGELAKDFGLRDQIRRSAVSVQSNIAEGFGREGNKEFIRFLRIAKGSSTEFRSQLYNLLDADYITQIKFEELYQQSVETEKLIGGFINYLEKHI
- a CDS encoding sugar phosphate isomerase/epimerase family protein, with product MNDLSRLAIHTMTTKPWDLPTACAKYAAAGVPGVGLWRQWLDGRPLTESKKMLDDHGLKAVSLVRSGFYPYLNASEKQAAFDDNIKALDEAAAVGAPQVVLVCGAKPELSLPENRRHITEGIASLVEHASKVGVKLSIEPLHPMYADCRSAVNTIGQCNDMLDQIGDEWVGIAADVYHIWWDPTLEQEVKRAGKRIIGFHVCDWMTPTADMLNDRGLMGEGCIDNRGIRQLVESAAGFADWIEVEVFSTRHWATDQDAYLAKIIEAYKQHV